One genomic region from Flavobacterium lindanitolerans encodes:
- a CDS encoding aquaporin, with translation MSLPTFASGHKKMFAKVQLVSILAEFAGTFLLTFFVVAGMLIPFFQDNFFNQLLLCLSIGILTFLATFFFYPISGSHYNPAISVGFFIANRIGFNRLIAYTCMHVAGGILATFLGFYLFSQKGGTISGMFIKPTVLGYEEGLMLSTVCQSVLMFIILLLFLGLTYLKKSKLYVASIMAITVFMANFVNMSITNYPLNPAVTAAELLIYGNHEAIEALSLWLSPFAGAGLAGIIYYITFIRPIN, from the coding sequence ATGAGTTTACCAACATTTGCCTCCGGGCATAAAAAGATGTTCGCTAAAGTGCAATTAGTGAGCATTCTTGCAGAATTTGCAGGGACATTTTTATTGACTTTTTTTGTTGTAGCGGGAATGCTTATTCCATTTTTTCAAGATAATTTTTTCAATCAGCTGCTACTATGCCTCTCTATAGGTATCCTTACTTTTTTGGCTACTTTCTTTTTCTATCCTATATCAGGGTCCCATTATAATCCTGCTATTTCGGTTGGTTTTTTTATTGCCAACAGAATAGGTTTTAACCGACTTATTGCTTATACCTGTATGCATGTAGCAGGAGGGATTCTGGCAACCTTTCTGGGGTTTTATCTGTTTTCGCAAAAAGGCGGAACAATTTCCGGGATGTTCATTAAGCCGACAGTGTTGGGATACGAGGAAGGATTAATGTTATCGACAGTATGCCAAAGCGTACTGATGTTTATTATTTTATTGCTTTTTTTGGGTTTGACCTATTTGAAAAAGAGTAAGTTGTATGTGGCTTCTATTATGGCAATAACTGTTTTTATGGCCAATTTTGTCAATATGTCTATTACCAATTATCCGCTAAATCCGGCCGTTACTGCTGCAGAATTGCTAATCTATGGAAATCATGAGGCAATAGAAGCGTTGTCTTTATGGTTGTCACCTTTTGCCGGAGCCGGTCTGGCAGGAATTATCTACTACATCACCTTCATCAGGCCAATTAACTAA
- a CDS encoding DUF7507 domain-containing protein translates to MNKNYSCQGRFLPYRQVNVMFGNAALRVKNILMLVFLLTMASFWNAAYADGSKDLYPSGVVGNRAFLYSNSYTAGGTTINSWPFKTLGTHYVYAQVGETIATGSSAQNIGNGRIRLIAPDGTQFLSAANTTGQIPNRAGELAGPQYPGQGAGGDRYTPYSVTVGAGQAGIWKVEFLPSGSETSSSTPSVVDVAADANWTQGNNTELIAAWDISVRNAANSNWISGRVYSNVFNLHIQGTSFQANKAFYGKFTVLTRDGIAYRVTNNGSNGVGFTFFVNNKGFLDATGNPSYKSLNLSSPSSADFRVHDPRSQDDANNVTHKIFYTTPAADLPSSATQAVSTSLSVTTWLKNTVITPTATNITYTGAEGTPNRSGNKGAYIGFDSNLSGTYRIEILGAFPTRTITGNCNMGTNTVFWDGRDGAGNTLPANTNIGEIRVQLFGAEVHFPFIDMEINPGGIIIEQLNSSYNLYTPNRDLVYWDDSNVQGGNANTQSNPTASGIAGISSNSNGHKWGRYTMGSSGTGNNGDGGSSFGNEKSLDTWSFVPGEVIIKTLDIIVAAADLEVVSVTPSTTTVAVGQQVNYNVVVKNNGPSDVTGSGFAFVVPAGFTITGVTYVNSQGTVVVVSGAVDPVSGNYIADLNMTNGSEIVFTITGTVGSSLAGQPLNVEASIIRPADVTDIDATHPGTTPPTDPHLECRNGTAVENCNNIKYNNLNVAAIADLTIVKTANVTVPTIGQSVTFTIAVTNNGPNAATGVVVTDQLPTGFTYVSSTVTAGTYNSGTGIWTIGNIANGVTRTMTVTATVNATGNYTNVATVTGTENDPVPGDNTDDVTVAPDADANLEIAKTVNNATPNVGSQVEFTLVVTNNGPGNATNVLVTDQLPSGYTYVSHTAGQSYASATGLWTVGNLANGAIQTLVITATVNATGNHTNTATVDGDENDPDTTDNTDSTTTTPVNVIVANNDATATPVNGLAGGQAIANVVSNDTLNGSPITAGTVTISTAPGAVPAGLSFNTSTGAVSVNAGTPAGTYTFDYTICEVLNPTNCDTAQVTVNVAAAPIVANNDTTATPVNGIAGGTAIPNVLTNDTLNGAAITAGTVTITTAPGAVPAGLSFNTSTGAVSVNAGTPAGTYTFDYTICEVLNPANCDTAQVTVNVAAAPIVANNDNTATPVNGIAGGTAIANVVSNDTLNGSPITAGTVTISTAPGAVPTGLSFNTSTGAVSVNAGTPVGTYTFDYTICEVLNPANCDTAQVTVNVAAAPIVANNDTTATPVNGMAGGTAIPNVLANDTLNGSPITAGTVTITTAPGAVPAGLSFNTSTGAVSVNAGTPAGTYTFDYTICEVLNPANCDTAQVTVNVAAAPIVANNDTTATPVNGMAGGTAIPNVLANDTLNGAAITAGSVTVSVAPGAVPAGLSFNTSTGAVSVNAGTPAGTYTFDYTICEVLNPTNCDTAQVTVNVAAAPIVANNDNPTPVNGYEGDTDVVNVLTNDTLNGVPVVPSEVVITVTTPSTNPGVELDPATGTVSVDPETPAGTYTIVYQLCEILNPTNCDSATVTIVVTAAPIVAVNDTNATPVNGYVGGNAIPNVLANDTLNGVAVIPGEVTVSVVPGSVPAGITFNTTTGAVDVLADTPAGNYTFDYTICEILNPTNCDTATVTVVVAAAPIVANNDTPTPVNGYEGNPDVVNVLDNDTLNGVPVVPSEVVITVTTPSTNPGVELDPATGTVSVDPQTPAGTYTIVYQLCEILNPTNCDSATVTVVVEEAPIDAVNDNPAPVNGYEGNTDVVNVLDNDTLNGVPVIPSQVTITVTTPSANPGVELDPATGTVSVDPQTPAGTYTIVYQLCEILNPTNCDSATVTVVVEEAPIDAVNDNPAPVNGYEGNTDVVNVLDNDTLNGVPVIPSQVTITVTTPSANPGVELNPATGTVSVDPQTPAGTYTIVYQLCEILNPTNCDSATVTVVVEEAPIDAVNDNPAPVNGYEGNTDVVNVLDNDTLNGVPVIPSQVTITVTTPSANPGVELDPATGTVSVDPQTPAGTYTIVYQLCEILNPTNCDSATVTVVVEEAPIDAVNDNPAPVNGYEGNTDVVNVLDNDTLNGVPVIPSQVTITVTTPSANPGVELDPATGTVSVDPQTPAGTYTIVYQLCEILNPTNCDSATVTIVVEEAPIDAVNDNPAPVNGYEGNTDVVNVLDNDTLNGVPVIPSQVTITVTTPSANPGVELDPATGTVSVDPQTPAGTYTIVYQLCEILNPTNCDSATVTVVVEEAPIDAVNDNPTPVNGYEGNPDVVNVLDNDTLNGVPVIPSQVTITVTTPSTNPGVELDPATGTVSVDPQTPAGTYTIIYQLCEILNPTNCESATVTIVVNPAPIDAVNDDLTGTIVNGTEGMVNAGNVFTNDTLNGVAVIPSEVTLTTVNADAPLTLNPDGTITVAPGTPAGTYTLEYSICEILNPTNCDTAIVTILVQVPGVEIIKQGTFNDANGDGFAQVGETITYNFTVINTGTMELTNITVSDPLVTVNGGPLATLAAGATDSTTFTAVYTFTQADIDAGVVNNQALVTATPVVGTPITDDSDSNDPTLPGNDDPTVTVLPQNPKFELFKEGVYQDANNDGIVNAGDVIQYSFTVRNTGNVTVTNISVTDPIVAVSGGPIASLAPQATDSTTFTATYTISQADIELGAVYNLALAEGTDPSGNPIDVESQDPSPLDPNDPLYEPTCPDCTVTIIEQNPAIALIKTATFNDSNNNGIAEVGETITYNFTVTNTGNVSLSDVTVTDPLPGVVVSGGPITLAVGESDSTTFTAIYTITQADINAGSVSNQAFVTGNSPLDVEVTDASDHTDNAGNNPTIVEIDGCTINVFNVVTPNNDGSNEFLYIGGLGCYPDNKVEIFNRWGVVVYETSGYNNNDKAFRGYSEGRVTVNKSEGLPDGTYFYILKYKKQDGTVREKSGYLYLSR, encoded by the coding sequence ATGAACAAAAACTACAGTTGTCAAGGCAGATTCTTGCCCTATCGACAGGTAAATGTCATGTTTGGGAATGCTGCATTAAGAGTAAAAAATATCTTAATGCTTGTTTTCCTTCTGACGATGGCCAGCTTCTGGAATGCAGCTTATGCAGATGGAAGTAAGGACCTTTATCCATCCGGAGTAGTGGGTAACCGTGCTTTCCTGTATAGTAATAGCTATACGGCCGGAGGAACCACCATCAATTCCTGGCCTTTTAAAACTTTAGGAACGCATTATGTCTATGCCCAGGTGGGAGAAACTATTGCGACAGGATCTAGCGCCCAAAACATTGGTAATGGACGTATCAGGTTGATAGCACCAGACGGGACTCAATTCTTATCTGCTGCGAATACAACAGGTCAAATTCCTAACCGTGCCGGTGAATTAGCCGGACCGCAATATCCAGGACAAGGAGCCGGAGGTGACCGATACACACCTTATTCGGTCACAGTTGGTGCCGGACAGGCGGGAATCTGGAAAGTAGAATTTTTACCTTCGGGTTCTGAAACCAGCAGCTCTACACCAAGTGTTGTGGATGTTGCTGCTGATGCTAACTGGACGCAAGGAAACAATACAGAATTGATAGCTGCCTGGGATATTTCCGTAAGAAATGCAGCTAATTCCAATTGGATTTCCGGACGTGTGTATTCAAATGTGTTTAACCTGCACATACAGGGAACTTCATTTCAGGCAAATAAGGCCTTTTATGGTAAATTTACTGTTTTAACACGTGACGGAATTGCCTATAGAGTAACCAATAACGGCTCGAATGGAGTTGGGTTTACTTTTTTTGTAAATAATAAAGGTTTTTTGGATGCTACAGGAAACCCTTCCTATAAGAGTTTGAACCTTTCAAGCCCTTCAAGTGCTGATTTTAGAGTTCATGACCCTAGAAGTCAGGACGATGCTAATAACGTTACGCATAAAATATTTTATACAACGCCTGCTGCCGATTTGCCTTCAAGTGCAACTCAGGCAGTAAGTACTTCTTTGAGCGTAACAACCTGGTTAAAAAACACTGTGATTACGCCTACGGCTACAAACATCACTTATACAGGTGCAGAGGGAACTCCAAACCGTTCCGGTAATAAGGGAGCTTATATTGGTTTCGATTCTAACCTTTCAGGAACATACAGAATTGAAATACTGGGAGCTTTCCCAACCAGAACCATAACAGGAAACTGTAATATGGGGACCAATACTGTTTTTTGGGACGGACGTGACGGGGCAGGGAATACGCTGCCGGCCAATACCAATATTGGAGAAATCAGAGTACAGCTGTTTGGTGCCGAAGTCCATTTCCCTTTTATAGATATGGAAATTAATCCGGGAGGTATTATTATTGAGCAACTGAACAGCAGTTATAACCTTTATACACCAAATAGAGATTTGGTATATTGGGATGATTCAAATGTTCAGGGCGGAAACGCAAATACACAATCAAACCCTACTGCTTCCGGAATAGCTGGTATTTCAAGTAACAGCAACGGACATAAATGGGGAAGATACACGATGGGTAGTTCTGGAACAGGAAATAATGGAGATGGAGGTTCAAGTTTTGGTAACGAAAAATCATTAGATACCTGGAGTTTTGTTCCCGGAGAAGTAATTATAAAAACACTCGATATTATTGTTGCAGCGGCTGATTTGGAAGTAGTAAGCGTTACGCCTTCAACTACCACTGTAGCTGTTGGACAACAAGTCAACTATAATGTAGTAGTAAAAAATAATGGGCCAAGCGACGTGACAGGTTCAGGCTTTGCCTTTGTTGTTCCGGCCGGATTTACAATAACGGGAGTTACTTATGTAAATAGCCAGGGAACTGTTGTAGTAGTGAGCGGAGCTGTAGACCCAGTTTCGGGCAACTATATAGCTGACCTGAATATGACAAACGGTTCAGAAATCGTATTTACGATTACAGGAACTGTAGGTTCATCTTTAGCAGGACAACCTTTAAATGTGGAAGCTTCAATTATACGCCCGGCTGACGTAACAGATATTGATGCCACTCATCCTGGCACAACACCACCAACCGACCCACATTTGGAATGTAGAAACGGAACAGCAGTTGAAAACTGTAATAATATTAAATACAACAACCTGAATGTTGCCGCTATAGCCGACCTTACAATTGTGAAAACGGCAAATGTTACAGTGCCTACAATCGGGCAATCGGTAACTTTTACAATTGCTGTGACGAACAACGGGCCAAATGCTGCTACAGGAGTAGTAGTTACAGACCAGTTGCCAACAGGTTTTACTTATGTTTCTTCAACTGTTACTGCCGGTACTTACAACAGTGGTACGGGAATCTGGACAATAGGAAACATAGCTAACGGAGTTACACGAACAATGACTGTTACTGCAACGGTAAATGCTACAGGAAACTATACAAACGTAGCTACCGTAACAGGTACAGAAAATGATCCGGTTCCGGGTGATAATACAGATGACGTAACGGTTGCTCCGGATGCAGATGCGAATTTGGAAATTGCCAAGACTGTAAACAATGCAACGCCAAATGTTGGCTCACAGGTAGAATTTACTTTGGTTGTAACCAATAACGGACCGGGTAATGCAACCAATGTATTGGTAACAGACCAGCTTCCTTCAGGATATACGTATGTTTCACATACAGCAGGACAATCCTATGCTTCCGCAACAGGACTATGGACAGTAGGGAACTTAGCTAATGGAGCAATCCAGACTTTAGTAATTACCGCTACTGTCAATGCTACCGGAAACCATACGAATACTGCTACTGTTGATGGCGATGAAAATGACCCTGATACAACAGATAACACAGATTCAACAACAACAACTCCTGTGAATGTTATCGTAGCCAATAACGATGCTACTGCAACTCCTGTAAATGGTTTGGCAGGTGGCCAGGCTATTGCCAACGTAGTATCAAACGACACGTTGAACGGTTCGCCAATCACGGCTGGTACAGTAACAATTTCTACTGCTCCCGGAGCTGTTCCGGCAGGATTGTCGTTCAATACTTCAACCGGAGCGGTAAGCGTAAATGCGGGAACTCCTGCAGGAACGTATACTTTCGACTATACCATCTGCGAGGTGCTAAACCCTACGAACTGTGACACTGCACAAGTCACTGTAAACGTAGCGGCGGCTCCAATCGTAGCGAATAACGACACTACTGCGACTCCGGTTAACGGTATCGCGGGCGGTACGGCTATACCAAACGTATTAACAAATGACACACTGAACGGCGCAGCCATCACAGCAGGTACGGTAACGATTACAACCGCACCGGGAGCTGTTCCGGCAGGACTGTCTTTCAATACTTCTACGGGAGCGGTAAGCGTAAATGCGGGAACTCCTGCAGGAACGTATACTTTCGACTATACCATCTGCGAGGTGCTAAACCCTGCGAACTGTGACACTGCACAAGTCACTGTAAACGTAGCGGCGGCTCCAATCGTAGCGAATAACGACAATACTGCGACTCCGGTTAACGGTATTGCGGGCGGTACGGCTATTGCTAACGTAGTATCAAACGACACGTTGAACGGTTCGCCAATCACGGCAGGTACAGTAACAATTTCTACTGCTCCCGGAGCTGTTCCGACAGGACTGTCTTTCAATACTTCAACCGGAGCGGTAAGCGTAAATGCGGGAACTCCTGTAGGAACGTATACTTTCGACTATACCATCTGCGAGGTGCTAAACCCTGCGAACTGTGACACTGCACAAGTCACTGTAAACGTAGCGGCGGCTCCAATCGTAGCGAATAACGACACTACTGCGACTCCGGTTAACGGTATGGCAGGAGGTACGGCTATACCAAACGTATTGGCAAACGACACGTTGAATGGCTCGCCAATTACGGCAGGTACAGTAACGATTACAACCGCACCGGGAGCTGTTCCGGCAGGACTGTCATTCAACACTTCTACGGGAGCGGTAAGCGTAAATGCGGGAACTCCTGCAGGAACGTATACTTTCGACTATACCATCTGCGAGGTATTAAACCCTGCGAACTGTGACACTGCACAAGTCACTGTAAACGTAGCGGCAGCGCCAATCGTAGCGAATAACGATACTACTGCGACTCCGGTTAACGGTATGGCAGGAGGTACGGCTATACCAAACGTATTGGCAAACGATACCCTGAATGGTGCAGCCATCACGGCAGGCTCGGTAACCGTTTCGGTTGCTCCTGGAGCTGTTCCGGCAGGATTGTCGTTCAACACATCTACGGGAGCAGTAAGCGTAAATGCGGGAACTCCTGCAGGAACGTATACTTTCGATTATACTATCTGTGAGGTGCTAAACCCTACGAACTGCGACACTGCACAGGTCACTGTAAACGTAGCGGCGGCACCAATCGTAGCGAATAATGATAATCCAACTCCGGTTAACGGATATGAAGGAGATACTGATGTAGTAAATGTTTTGACTAATGATACTTTAAATGGTGTTCCGGTAGTACCATCAGAAGTTGTAATTACGGTAACTACTCCGTCAACAAACCCAGGCGTAGAGCTTGACCCGGCAACAGGAACGGTAAGCGTAGATCCGGAAACTCCTGCGGGAACCTACACGATAGTGTACCAGCTATGTGAAATATTAAACCCAACAAATTGCGATTCAGCTACAGTAACTATTGTCGTAACTGCTGCGCCAATTGTAGCGGTTAATGATACAAACGCCACTCCGGTAAATGGTTATGTAGGAGGAAATGCAATTCCAAATGTTTTAGCAAACGATACTTTAAATGGAGTAGCAGTAATTCCAGGTGAAGTAACAGTTAGTGTTGTACCGGGAAGTGTACCGGCAGGAATAACATTCAATACCACTACAGGAGCAGTTGATGTTTTAGCGGACACACCGGCAGGAAACTATACTTTTGATTATACAATTTGCGAAATATTAAACCCAACCAACTGCGATACTGCAACCGTAACAGTTGTAGTAGCCGCAGCACCTATCGTAGCCAATAACGATACTCCAACACCGGTTAACGGATACGAAGGAAATCCAGATGTAGTAAACGTACTGGATAACGATACCCTAAACGGTGTTCCGGTAGTACCATCAGAAGTTGTAATTACGGTAACAACCCCATCGACTAATCCGGGCGTGGAACTGGATCCTGCAACGGGAACGGTGAGCGTAGACCCACAGACACCTGCGGGAACCTACACTATCGTATACCAACTGTGCGAGATACTAAACCCGACCAACTGTGATTCTGCAACCGTAACGGTAGTAGTGGAAGAGGCACCAATCGATGCGGTTAATGATAACCCGGCTCCGGTTAACGGATACGAAGGAAATACGGACGTGGTGAACGTATTGGATAACGACACATTAAACGGTGTTCCGGTAATCCCATCTCAGGTAACCATCACGGTAACAACCCCATCGGCTAATCCGGGCGTGGAATTGGATCCTGCAACGGGAACGGTAAGCGTAGACCCACAGACTCCTGCGGGAACCTATACTATCGTATACCAATTATGCGAGATTTTGAACCCGACCAACTGTGATTCTGCAACCGTAACGGTAGTAGTGGAAGAGGCACCAATCGATGCGGTTAACGATAACCCGGCTCCGGTTAACGGATACGAAGGAAATACGGACGTGGTGAACGTATTGGATAACGACACATTAAACGGTGTTCCGGTAATCCCGTCACAGGTAACCATCACGGTAACAACCCCATCGGCCAACCCTGGCGTGGAATTGAATCCTGCAACAGGAACGGTAAGCGTAGACCCACAGACTCCTGCGGGAACCTATACTATCGTATACCAATTATGCGAGATTTTGAACCCGACCAACTGCGATTCTGCAACCGTAACGGTAGTAGTGGAAGAGGCACCAATCGATGCGGTTAACGATAACCCGGCTCCGGTTAACGGATACGAAGGAAACACAGACGTAGTAAACGTATTGGATAACGACACATTAAACGGTGTTCCGGTAATCCCATCTCAGGTAACCATCACGGTAACGACTCCATCGGCCAACCCTGGCGTTGAATTGGATCCTGCAACAGGAACGGTAAGCGTAGACCCACAGACTCCTGCGGGAACCTATACCATCGTATACCAACTGTGCGAGATTTTGAACCCGACGAACTGCGATTCTGCAACCGTAACGGTAGTAGTGGAAGAGGCACCAATCGATGCGGTTAACGATAACCCGGCTCCGGTTAACGGGTATGAAGGAAACACAGACGTAGTAAACGTATTGGATAACGATACCCTAAACGGTGTTCCGGTAATCCCATCTCAGGTAACCATCACGGTAACGACCCCATCGGCTAACCCTGGCGTTGAATTGGATCCTGCAACAGGAACGGTAAGCGTAGACCCACAGACTCCTGCTGGAACCTACACCATCGTATACCAATTGTGTGAGATTTTGAACCCGACGAATTGCGATTCTGCAACCGTAACTATAGTAGTAGAAGAAGCACCAATCGATGCGGTGAACGACAACCCGGCTCCGGTTAACGGATACGAGGGCAATACCGATGTAGTAAACGTACTGGATAACGATACCCTAAACGGTGTTCCGGTTATCCCGTCACAGGTAACGATTACGGTAACGACCCCATCGGCTAACCCTGGCGTGGAACTGGATCCTGCAACGGGAACGGTAAGCGTAGACCCACAGACTCCTGCGGGAACCTACACCATCGTATACCAATTGTGTGAGATTTTGAACCCGACCAACTGTGATTCTGCAACCGTAACGGTAGTAGTGGAAGAGGCACCAATCGATGCGGTAAATGATAATCCAACTCCGGTTAACGGATATGAAGGTAATCCTGACGTAGTGAACGTATTGGATAATGATACCCTAAACGGTGTTCCGGTAATCCCATCACAGGTAACCATCACGGTAACGACTCCATCGACTAACCCGGGTGTGGAATTGGATCCGGCAACTGGAACAGTGAGCGTAGACCCACAGACACCTGCGGGAACGTATACTATTATATACCAGTTATGTGAGATATTAAATCCTACAAATTGTGAATCAGCTACAGTGACAATAGTTGTTAATCCTGCTCCAATCGATGCGGTAAATGATGACTTGACCGGTACGATTGTAAACGGAACTGAAGGAATGGTAAATGCCGGAAACGTATTTACTAACGATACGCTGAATGGTGTAGCGGTTATTCCATCAGAAGTAACTCTAACAACTGTAAATGCAGATGCTCCTCTGACATTAAATCCTGACGGAACAATAACTGTTGCGCCTGGAACACCAGCAGGAACATATACGTTAGAATACAGCATTTGTGAAATATTGAACCCAACCAACTGTGATACGGCTATAGTAACAATTTTGGTTCAGGTGCCAGGTGTTGAAATTATCAAGCAAGGAACCTTCAATGATGCAAACGGTGACGGATTTGCACAGGTAGGGGAAACCATTACTTATAATTTCACGGTAATCAATACCGGAACAATGGAATTGACAAACATTACGGTATCCGATCCTTTGGTGACTGTAAATGGCGGACCTCTTGCAACTTTAGCTGCAGGTGCTACTGATTCGACTACATTTACTGCAGTCTATACGTTTACACAAGCTGATATTGACGCAGGAGTTGTAAACAACCAGGCATTAGTAACTGCTACTCCGGTAGTAGGAACACCAATTACAGATGACTCAGATAGTAATGACCCTACATTGCCAGGAAATGACGATCCAACTGTAACTGTACTACCTCAAAATCCTAAGTTTGAATTATTCAAAGAAGGAGTTTATCAGGATGCGAACAATGACGGAATCGTAAATGCCGGAGATGTTATCCAATATAGCTTTACGGTTAGAAATACAGGAAACGTAACTGTTACGAATATTTCTGTGACCGACCCTATAGTTGCAGTTTCAGGCGGACCTATTGCTTCTTTAGCACCACAAGCTACTGATTCAACAACGTTCACGGCAACTTACACCATATCCCAAGCTGATATTGAATTAGGAGCAGTTTATAACCTGGCGTTGGCAGAAGGTACAGATCCGTCTGGAAACCCAATTGATGTGGAGTCGCAGGACCCATCTCCGTTAGACCCGAACGATCCGTTATACGAACCAACCTGTCCGGATTGTACAGTTACGATTATTGAGCAAAATCCGGCGATTGCGCTGATTAAGACAGCAACTTTCAACGATAGCAATAACAATGGAATCGCAGAAGTAGGAGAAACCATCACTTATAACTTTACGGTAACCAATACAGGAAACGTAAGCCTGAGCGATGTGACTGTTACAGATCCGCTACCGGGAGTTGTTGTAAGTGGAGGTCCTATAACTCTTGCTGTTGGAGAAAGTGACAGCACTACATTTACGGCTATCTATACCATTACACAAGCCGATATCAATGCAGGAAGTGTGTCGAACCAGGCATTCGTTACAGGAAACAGTCCGCTGGATGTAGAAGTTACAGATGCTTCTGACCATACAGATAATGCAGGAAACAATCCAACGATTGTTGAAATTGACGGATGTACCATCAATGTATTCAATGTAGTTACTCCAAATAATGATGGCAGCAACGAATTTTTATACATAGGAGGATTAGGATGCTATCCAGACAACAAAGTAGAAATTTTCAACCGCTGGGGTGTTGTAGTTTACGAAACAAGTGGCTATAACAACAATGACAAAGCCTTTAGAGGATATTCTGAAGGAAGGGTTACAGTAAACAAATCAGAAGGATTACCTGATGGTACTTATTTCTACATCTTGAAATACAAAAAACAAGATGGTACTGTAAGAGAAAAGAGCGGCTATTTATACTTAAGCAGATAA